The following are from one region of the Littorina saxatilis isolate snail1 linkage group LG2, US_GU_Lsax_2.0, whole genome shotgun sequence genome:
- the LOC138960030 gene encoding uncharacterized protein, giving the protein MLTRTRSLADDNNGIVPLPAEQPCTARRKLDVMKDYVAAADETDSDKERCFIELKNLKSLFSAVACGECGGTLSVCFGDKMGYSREIRLACEDCTFTKQQHSCSRLDGSNNITMGFDVNNSIVMCFNELGCGEAALRKFSAIMSIPGLSHNTYRRISKKVGGAHREVTANVLQAAVQAVHDANAHGDPDFDNGDNSDEGGDAECAANDGDSSDSANVDSDDDSSHSGSTASTARRDSDDEGEGRH; this is encoded by the exons ATGCTGACGAGAACACGATCGCTTGCTGATGACAACAATGGAATTGTACCTTTACCAGCTGAACAACCGTGTACTGCCAGACGAAAACTGGATGTTATGAAAGACTACGTTGCTGCAGCTGACGAAACGGACAGTGACAAAGAGCGGTGCTTCATTGAGTTGAAAAATTTGAAGTCTCTGTTTTCGGCGGTCGCTTGTGGCGAGTGTGGTGGGACCCTGTCGGTGTGCTTTGGTGACAAGATGGGATATTCAAGAGAAATAAGACTGGCTTGTGAG GATTGCACCTTCACGAAGCAGCAGCATTCATGTAGCCGACTTGATGGGAGCAACAACATTACTATGGGGTTTGACGTCAACAACTCCATTGTCATGTGCTTCAACGAGTTAGGATGTGGCGAGGCAGCTCTTCGGAAGTTCTCTGCCATCATGTCGATTCCAGGATTGTCGCACAACACCTATCGGCGTATCTCCAAGAAGGTGGGTGGTGCACACAGAGAGGTGACTGCAAATGTCTTGCAGGCAGCTGTTCAAGCTGTGCATGATGCCAATGCACATGGCGACCCGGACTTTGACAACGGTGACAACAGTGACGAAGGTGGTGACGCAGAGTGTGCAGCTAATGATGGTGACAGCAGCGACTCTGCAAATGTTGACAGTGACGACGACAGTAGTCATAGTGGCTCTACTGCTAGCACAGCAAGAAGAGACAGTGATGATGAAGGTGAGGGTCGGCATTGA